A window of the Acetobacteraceae bacterium genome harbors these coding sequences:
- a CDS encoding XdhC family protein, translating into MEKMPSESLITISPQAGRLTDRPKEIFTFILEAFKQGQKCALITLVEIIQGSSRALGAHMAVREDGLYCGFVSGGCVEGAVAQEALEALKEGKDRFCHFGKGSPHFDILLPCGGGIKLAIHLLKNKTEIQKILSFFENRQASFLTYSPKTETLTASKGKIETGWKETHFAIAYRPALRLFLSGGAYEGGVLAEMAETAGLEVFFAPHKTQNAMLLEMQKWTDENTAIALLHHDPEREFLILCQALKTNAFYIGALGSLNTHEKRKARLLEEGVPIREIQRLHAPIGLFGPTRNARTLAASIIAEILKKATNGRIL; encoded by the coding sequence ATGGAAAAAATGCCATCCGAAAGCCTCATAACCATCTCCCCACAAGCAGGGCGTTTAACGGATCGGCCGAAAGAGATTTTCACTTTCATCTTAGAAGCCTTCAAACAAGGCCAAAAATGCGCCCTTATTACCCTCGTTGAAATTATCCAAGGCTCTTCCCGAGCGTTAGGCGCTCATATGGCAGTACGGGAAGACGGGCTCTATTGCGGTTTTGTTTCTGGCGGATGTGTCGAAGGGGCGGTTGCACAAGAAGCGCTTGAAGCGCTCAAAGAAGGCAAAGACCGTTTTTGCCATTTTGGAAAAGGCTCTCCCCATTTTGATATTCTTCTGCCCTGTGGTGGTGGCATTAAACTCGCCATTCATCTTTTAAAAAACAAAACAGAAATTCAAAAAATCCTCTCTTTTTTTGAAAACCGCCAAGCAAGCTTTTTAACCTACTCCCCAAAGACAGAAACGCTTACGGCCTCTAAGGGCAAAATCGAGACAGGCTGGAAAGAAACGCATTTCGCGATTGCCTACCGCCCTGCCCTCAGACTCTTTTTATCAGGTGGGGCTTATGAAGGAGGTGTTTTGGCTGAAATGGCCGAAACCGCTGGGCTAGAAGTTTTTTTTGCACCTCACAAAACGCAAAATGCCATGCTATTGGAAATGCAAAAATGGACAGATGAAAATACCGCTATTGCGCTTTTGCATCATGATCCCGAACGGGAATTTCTAATCTTATGCCAAGCCCTAAAAACCAACGCTTTTTATATTGGCGCTCTCGGCAGCCTCAACACCCATGAAAAACGTAAAGCCAGATTGCTAGAAGAAGGAGTCCCCATAAGAGAAATACAACGTCTTCATGCCCCTATTGGTCTTTTCGGCCCTACGAGAAATGCCCGAACCCTTGCGGCCTCCATCATTGCCGAAATCCTAAAAAAAGCCACGAATGGACGTATTTTATGA
- a CDS encoding nucleotidyltransferase family protein: MKAKLALAVLGAGYSRRFGKEDKLLASLHGKPVGQHLLGALENFSFTQKILLCRENSLWTAPYAQAGFELIQNNNPEGGMLSSLRKAVLSASPNITHLFICLADMPFISSTHLQKLLQKFEETKGEIPLATQSDSKTDPYKGPPAIFALNDLNTLPDRGEGGARPLLKEALFIPCPVSELKDIDLKNDL; encoded by the coding sequence ATGAAAGCGAAACTTGCTCTCGCCGTATTAGGTGCAGGATATAGCCGGCGGTTTGGAAAGGAGGATAAACTCTTGGCGTCCCTTCATGGCAAGCCTGTTGGACAGCATCTTTTAGGCGCATTAGAAAATTTCTCCTTTACGCAAAAAATACTCCTTTGTCGGGAAAATTCTCTCTGGACTGCTCCTTATGCACAGGCTGGCTTTGAGCTGATCCAAAACAACAATCCTGAAGGGGGAATGTTAAGCTCTCTACGAAAGGCCGTTCTTTCGGCCTCCCCCAACATAACACATCTTTTTATCTGCCTTGCGGATATGCCTTTTATTTCCAGCACCCACTTGCAAAAGCTTCTGCAAAAATTCGAGGAAACAAAAGGAGAAATTCCTCTTGCTACGCAGTCCGATTCAAAAACAGATCCCTACAAAGGCCCGCCAGCTATTTTCGCCCTTAACGATTTAAACACCCTGCCTGATCGTGGCGAAGGAGGAGCACGTCCTCTTTTAAAAGAAGCACTTTTTATTCCCTGCCCTGTTTCTGAACTTAAAGATATTGATCTAAAAAATGATCTTTAA
- a CDS encoding SDR family NAD(P)-dependent oxidoreductase, whose product MAYQLPNQSGKTFVISGANSGIGKEATKCLAHSGAEIIMAVRTLAKGEAAKNEILRQNPRAKLIVKELDVASLASIENFAENLKSAGQKIDVLINNAGVMAPPGREETKDGFELQIGTNFIGAFALTHHLLPILLKANAPRVTTMSSCGALAAPPFGLTKFRPDLQAEKRYVPFPVYARSKLADLVLSRELARVSREKGWKLLSNAAHPGVTHTNLTKAGANIGKEETKEPLKFKLMWLFAMSVEAGAKPLLQASTDPRAKAGSYYGPLFITNGPAKKVSLPYSERWVEKNGDARWLWEEAEKLTGLHF is encoded by the coding sequence ATGGCATACCAACTCCCAAACCAAAGCGGAAAAACCTTTGTCATCAGCGGCGCCAATAGCGGTATTGGCAAAGAAGCCACCAAATGTCTCGCACACTCAGGGGCAGAAATCATCATGGCGGTACGCACCCTTGCGAAAGGAGAGGCTGCAAAGAATGAAATTTTACGCCAAAATCCACGGGCAAAGCTCATCGTCAAAGAATTAGACGTCGCCTCTTTAGCCTCTATTGAAAATTTTGCAGAAAACCTAAAATCCGCAGGACAGAAAATTGATGTTCTTATCAATAATGCCGGCGTGATGGCACCTCCCGGAAGAGAAGAGACAAAAGACGGATTTGAGCTTCAAATCGGCACAAATTTTATTGGTGCTTTCGCACTTACGCACCACCTTCTACCAATCCTCTTAAAAGCAAATGCACCCCGTGTAACCACCATGTCGAGTTGCGGTGCACTCGCAGCTCCTCCGTTTGGGCTGACAAAATTCAGACCTGATTTGCAGGCAGAAAAACGTTATGTCCCTTTTCCTGTCTATGCACGTTCTAAATTAGCCGATCTTGTTCTTTCCCGTGAACTTGCCAGAGTTTCCCGTGAAAAAGGCTGGAAGCTTCTCTCTAATGCAGCCCATCCTGGCGTTACCCATACAAATTTAACCAAGGCAGGCGCAAATATTGGCAAAGAAGAGACAAAAGAGCCCCTAAAATTCAAGCTAATGTGGCTCTTTGCCATGAGTGTTGAAGCAGGGGCAAAACCCCTCCTCCAAGCCTCAACAGATCCAAGAGCCAAGGCTGGCAGCTATTACGGCCCGCTTTTCATTACCAATGGCCCTGCAAAAAAAGTAAGCCTGCCTTATTCTGAACGCTGGGTTGAGAAAAACGGTGATGCACGCTGGCTATGGGAAGAAGCAGAAAAGCTTACAGGCCTTCATTTTTAA
- a CDS encoding dUTP diphosphatase: MKSFVLKEKHMSESQAHPVIKAGPVKIIFIKAEGKPYSNNIQFPTKATKYSTGYDIHSAVDITIPAGKHAIVPTGLKFKIPDKAPIDFQVRSRSGLSVKRRVAVTNSPGTIDRDYTSELDIPLTNYSDEDFHIKVGDRIAQMVFNQLAEVDLPQAVTLNKERGGNDFGDSGL; this comes from the coding sequence ATGAAATCTTTTGTGTTAAAGGAAAAGCATATGTCTGAATCACAAGCCCATCCTGTTATCAAAGCGGGTCCTGTCAAAATTATTTTCATTAAAGCCGAGGGGAAACCTTACTCCAACAATATTCAGTTTCCAACAAAGGCAACCAAATATAGTACAGGCTATGATATTCATTCTGCTGTAGATATTACGATCCCAGCAGGAAAACATGCCATCGTCCCAACGGGACTAAAATTTAAAATTCCAGACAAAGCGCCAATTGATTTTCAAGTGAGAAGCCGTTCTGGCCTTTCTGTTAAAAGACGTGTGGCCGTCACAAACTCTCCTGGAACGATCGACCGTGACTATACGAGCGAACTTGATATCCCCCTCACCAATTACAGCGATGAGGATTTTCATATCAAAGTCGGTGACCGCATTGCACAAATGGTTTTTAACCAACTCGCAGAAGTTGATCTTCCTCAAGCCGTCACCTTAAATAAAGAACGTGGTGGGAATGACTTTGGCGATTCAGGACTCTAG
- a CDS encoding HAD family hydrolase, with translation MILYFDFDGTIAETSGGISRAIQMAFQAHHLPQPTLEAVKSKMGFPLSQILASLAEGKSFSSEEMAQLIQTYRKFYAKIAADYIHLYEGMGEVIKSCAQHGDKMAIVTNKVTKGAQADAQNVGLSDYFEVIVGSDMVEMEKPSAHPLMKAREFLKVPDSEKGLVIGDSSADILMAKNDGLPSVGVTWGSKSEAVLKEAGAAYIAHTPQELLEIIQNFRVEKR, from the coding sequence ATGATTTTATATTTTGATTTTGACGGCACAATCGCTGAAACATCTGGCGGAATTTCCCGTGCAATTCAGATGGCTTTTCAGGCGCACCATCTTCCGCAGCCGACGTTGGAAGCTGTAAAAAGCAAGATGGGCTTTCCACTTTCTCAGATTTTGGCTTCTTTGGCGGAAGGCAAGTCTTTTTCTTCGGAAGAAATGGCACAGCTGATTCAGACATACCGAAAATTTTATGCAAAAATTGCCGCCGATTATATCCATCTTTATGAAGGAATGGGCGAGGTTATTAAAAGCTGTGCACAGCATGGCGATAAAATGGCGATTGTCACGAATAAAGTAACAAAAGGCGCACAAGCAGATGCTCAAAATGTTGGCTTGTCCGATTATTTTGAGGTGATTGTCGGTTCAGATATGGTCGAGATGGAAAAACCTTCTGCGCATCCTTTGATGAAAGCGAGAGAATTTTTAAAAGTGCCTGACTCAGAAAAAGGTCTTGTGATTGGTGATAGTTCTGCCGATATTCTAATGGCAAAAAATGATGGGTTGCCTTCTGTTGGTGTAACATGGGGGTCAAAATCGGAAGCCGTTTTGAAAGAGGCAGGTGCAGCTTATATTGCACATACGCCACAGGAATTGCTGGAAATTATTCAGAACTTTAGGGTAGAAAAAAGGTAA
- a CDS encoding c-type cytochrome, translating to MKKFLTTLLHRKYLPYVCAFFATCLVCFVGIVWFVCRLPASPLDKVSIPTSDAKLISKGEYIARLSDCAACHSVSEQQTFAGGLKMVTPLGAIFSTNITPDPELGIGMYSLGDFDRAVRMGVGHDGHRLYPAMPYPSYSKLSNEDVTALYAFFRYGLKPAHVPNKKNEIPIILNIRWPLAFWNLMFVPKKPYAEVKSQDKTWNRGAYLVEGAGHCGACHTPRNSVTMSEKGLDASSKTFLAGAAVDNWYAPSLRNGINKGLGKWSEADIYHFLKEGRNAHGVVFGSMADVFNNSTQFMSDEDLYAIAHYLKFLPADPKEDKEIWTYDAQTNQDNAKGSKLYAQRCGFCHGMDGKGKSPWIAPLAGPVSSLLRENLSSIDITLNGSPRVIANSMPDAYRMPSFRRQLSNEDIADILSYIRSSWGNHSEKVTAKEVAALRKETSSASPSITVLQVK from the coding sequence ATGAAAAAATTTCTCACAACCCTCTTACACCGTAAATACCTTCCTTACGTTTGCGCTTTTTTTGCAACCTGTTTGGTCTGCTTTGTCGGAATAGTTTGGTTTGTGTGCCGTCTGCCCGCCTCTCCGCTTGACAAAGTCAGCATTCCCACCTCGGATGCGAAACTGATCTCAAAGGGAGAATATATTGCCCGCCTCAGCGATTGCGCTGCCTGCCACAGTGTGAGCGAACAGCAAACTTTTGCTGGCGGTTTAAAAATGGTAACGCCTCTTGGGGCGATTTTCAGCACAAATATTACGCCCGACCCAGAACTTGGTATCGGAATGTATAGCCTTGGCGATTTTGACCGTGCCGTGCGCATGGGCGTTGGGCATGATGGCCATCGCCTCTACCCAGCCATGCCTTATCCTTCTTATTCCAAACTTTCAAATGAGGATGTCACAGCGCTTTATGCCTTTTTCCGCTATGGTCTGAAACCTGCGCACGTTCCAAATAAGAAAAACGAAATTCCCATTATTCTCAATATCCGCTGGCCGCTTGCCTTTTGGAATCTCATGTTTGTGCCTAAAAAACCTTACGCAGAAGTCAAAAGCCAGGATAAAACTTGGAATCGTGGCGCTTATTTAGTGGAAGGCGCTGGACATTGTGGCGCTTGTCATACGCCTCGAAACAGCGTGACAATGAGTGAAAAGGGGCTAGATGCCTCTAGCAAAACCTTCCTGGCAGGAGCTGCCGTCGATAATTGGTATGCGCCAAGCTTAAGAAATGGCATCAATAAAGGCCTAGGAAAATGGTCTGAAGCTGACATTTACCACTTTTTAAAAGAAGGCCGGAATGCGCACGGGGTTGTCTTTGGCTCTATGGCAGATGTTTTCAATAATTCAACGCAATTTATGAGTGATGAAGACCTTTACGCGATTGCCCATTACCTCAAATTCTTGCCAGCAGATCCCAAAGAAGACAAGGAGATTTGGACATATGATGCCCAGACAAATCAAGACAACGCAAAAGGCTCAAAGCTTTATGCCCAGCGCTGTGGCTTCTGCCATGGTATGGATGGAAAAGGAAAATCTCCTTGGATTGCGCCTTTAGCTGGCCCTGTCTCCTCTTTATTGAGAGAAAATCTATCCTCCATTGATATCACCCTGAACGGCTCCCCCCGTGTGATTGCCAACTCTATGCCCGATGCGTACCGGATGCCCTCTTTCCGCAGACAGCTTTCTAATGAGGATATTGCTGATATTCTTTCCTATATCCGTTCCAGCTGGGGCAACCATTCTGAGAAAGTCACGGCGAAGGAGGTTGCAGCACTTCGTAAAGAAACCAGTTCCGCCAGCCCAAGCATTACAGTGCTTCAAGTCAAATAA
- a CDS encoding (2Fe-2S)-binding protein: MIELIVNGIKHQLDVTPDTPLLWVLRDNLQLTGTKYGCGLAQCGACTVFVDGQSMRSCVTPVGTLAGKNITTIETIEEDEIGKKLVEAWVKHQTPQCGYCQSGQVMAAAALLKNNSRPTEKDIDEAMTNLCRCGTYNAIKAAIRDVAGIADETTKKG, from the coding sequence ATGATTGAACTCATTGTTAATGGCATTAAACATCAGCTCGACGTGACGCCTGACACTCCCTTGCTGTGGGTTTTGCGTGATAATCTTCAGCTCACAGGCACAAAATATGGGTGTGGCTTAGCGCAATGCGGTGCCTGCACTGTTTTTGTCGATGGGCAATCCATGCGTTCCTGCGTCACGCCTGTTGGAACACTCGCTGGAAAAAACATCACCACGATTGAAACAATTGAAGAAGACGAGATTGGTAAAAAACTTGTTGAAGCTTGGGTAAAACATCAAACGCCCCAATGTGGCTATTGCCAATCTGGACAAGTCATGGCCGCAGCAGCACTCCTGAAAAACAATTCACGCCCCACAGAAAAAGACATTGATGAGGCAATGACCAATCTTTGCCGCTGTGGAACTTATAATGCCATCAAGGCTGCTATTCGTGATGTTGCCGGCATTGCCGATGAGACCACAAAGAAAGGCTGA
- a CDS encoding tyrosine recombinase XerC, whose amino-acid sequence MTITSSPLPLLTPELRQLWQKWGLWLGLEKKLSPLTLEAYQQDVERAMRFFLSALPGTLDTERLSTLEKPIFSRWLAWEMNQTFAKNPKTSKESIKRSQARRLSSLRSFFKWFEHEKKLSNSAIFRLRGPRLNRSLPRPLSEKEALSAPTEIACREKNPELVLRDIALFSLLYGAGLRISEAINLNIGQIRTLKNTLRIIGKGNKERLVPLLPEVIKPLEEYLKVRDPLNGLDKDSAFFVGARGGRLQPAIAQKAMREWRREAGLPESATPHALRHSFATHLLSNGADLRVIQELLGHASLASTQIYTLVDEKSLLETWKKCHPKAS is encoded by the coding sequence ATGACTATAACATCCTCTCCCCTGCCGCTTTTAACGCCTGAACTTCGTCAATTATGGCAAAAATGGGGACTATGGCTTGGTTTGGAAAAAAAGCTCTCTCCCCTTACTTTAGAGGCTTACCAGCAAGATGTAGAGCGTGCGATGCGTTTTTTTCTTTCTGCCCTGCCCGGCACACTCGATACTGAACGGCTTTCAACCCTTGAAAAACCTATTTTCAGCCGTTGGTTGGCATGGGAGATGAATCAAACCTTTGCAAAGAACCCCAAAACCAGCAAAGAGAGTATTAAGCGCAGTCAAGCAAGACGGCTTTCCTCTCTCCGCTCCTTTTTTAAATGGTTCGAACACGAAAAAAAACTGTCAAACAGTGCTATTTTCAGACTCAGAGGGCCACGTCTCAACCGAAGCCTCCCACGCCCTCTGTCGGAAAAAGAAGCTCTCAGCGCTCCTACAGAAATCGCCTGCCGTGAAAAAAATCCCGAGCTGGTGTTGCGTGATATTGCGCTTTTCTCTCTCCTTTATGGCGCAGGATTGCGTATTAGCGAAGCGATCAATCTTAATATTGGCCAAATCCGAACTTTAAAAAACACGCTCAGAATTATCGGAAAAGGCAATAAAGAACGTCTTGTTCCTCTCTTGCCAGAAGTCATAAAACCGCTTGAAGAATATTTAAAAGTCCGAGACCCATTGAATGGTTTAGACAAAGATTCTGCCTTTTTTGTTGGTGCAAGAGGCGGAAGGTTACAGCCTGCCATTGCTCAAAAGGCCATGCGGGAATGGCGCAGAGAGGCCGGATTGCCTGAATCGGCAACACCCCATGCCCTGCGCCATTCTTTTGCGACCCATTTATTATCAAATGGGGCAGATTTGCGTGTGATTCAAGAATTGCTAGGACATGCAAGCCTTGCCTCTACCCAAATTTATACACTGGTCGATGAAAAAAGCCTGCTGGAGACATGGAAAAAATGCCATCCGAAAGCCTCATAA
- a CDS encoding xanthine dehydrogenase family protein molybdopterin-binding subunit, with protein MSKNAFSSPKTKLLNLSRRGFLGTSVGAFVMGVAFPQANAAEKIMAPGTDVRFFLEITPDNHIKFLSPFIEGGQGIFTGLAQLVGEELDADPESFIVETAPPGDQYRIIPKDLCPPGRWTGGSMAVRTGHLTMRRLGALTRAMLLQAASQKLNVPISDLTTDNGTVIHSATNQKLSYGDLAPIALKLPVPDPESITLKDKKQFRWIGKSLPRLDIRDKATGKAMYSIDISIDGMLHAAVQHAPRLGLTPGDFYNEDQVKQMRGVHSVHRLEGAVAVVAPHWWEAKLAVEALQVDWQEPGPASKMRYMPTDFSTHKFREFLASQKLSGEASEEAGDLQKAFDESATIVEATGSSQYLRHAQLEPPSALARFNEDGSLELWMPNQQPELFQAEAAEIAGLPIEKVKVHSPLVGGFFGRHFLLDTTIAFPQAIKLAQATGKPVKVIWSREEEFLRDSARPMAVVHFKGALDSKGIPTAIEAVSVTEGPAEGIAGKQSFPPDEAAVEGLTGKSYNIPNRRIAQLYVKTPMVLSYWRSVGHSMNDFFYETFLDELAEKGRQDPYQLRLRLLEGNERLTTLLKSVAELSGGWKAGIFTASDGSKRARGIGMASSFGSEAAVIAEVSIEEGQVRVHHIWQAIDAGSVVNPAIVEAQVNSGTALGLSQVLMEEMAYKNGMPVARNYDLYPILPPSQMPKVHVKIIESGAPIGGIGEPPLPAVPPAVANAVSTLVGKRIRSMPLSQYRF; from the coding sequence ATGTCCAAAAATGCCTTTTCCTCTCCGAAAACAAAACTTTTAAATCTTTCTCGCCGTGGCTTTTTAGGGACTTCTGTTGGCGCTTTTGTCATGGGGGTCGCCTTTCCGCAGGCCAACGCCGCAGAAAAAATAATGGCTCCCGGAACGGATGTCCGCTTCTTTTTAGAAATCACACCTGATAATCACATCAAATTCCTCTCCCCTTTTATTGAAGGCGGTCAGGGAATTTTCACAGGCCTTGCGCAACTGGTTGGAGAGGAGCTGGATGCCGACCCCGAAAGCTTTATCGTGGAGACCGCACCGCCTGGCGATCAATACCGTATTATTCCAAAAGATCTCTGCCCTCCCGGCCGTTGGACTGGTGGCAGCATGGCCGTGCGCACAGGGCATCTCACCATGCGCCGTCTTGGCGCGCTCACCCGTGCCATGCTCCTTCAAGCAGCTTCCCAAAAACTCAATGTGCCTATTTCAGACCTAACCACAGATAACGGCACCGTTATTCACAGTGCAACGAATCAAAAACTTTCCTATGGTGATCTTGCGCCAATTGCGCTCAAGCTTCCTGTGCCCGATCCAGAAAGCATTACGTTAAAAGACAAAAAACAATTCCGCTGGATTGGCAAATCACTTCCCCGTCTTGATATTCGGGATAAGGCCACAGGAAAAGCCATGTATTCCATTGACATTTCTATCGATGGCATGCTGCATGCGGCGGTTCAACACGCCCCAAGACTAGGGCTGACCCCCGGTGATTTTTATAATGAAGATCAGGTCAAACAAATGCGGGGCGTGCATTCTGTCCACCGCCTAGAGGGGGCGGTTGCTGTTGTTGCCCCTCATTGGTGGGAAGCGAAATTGGCCGTTGAAGCCCTGCAAGTAGATTGGCAAGAACCAGGGCCTGCGTCCAAAATGCGTTATATGCCAACGGACTTTTCAACGCATAAATTCCGTGAGTTTTTAGCCAGTCAGAAACTCTCTGGCGAGGCTTCTGAAGAAGCTGGCGACCTGCAAAAAGCCTTTGATGAATCCGCAACGATTGTCGAAGCTACCGGCTCCAGCCAATATCTCCGCCATGCCCAATTAGAACCGCCTTCTGCCCTTGCCCGTTTTAATGAAGATGGATCGCTCGAGCTTTGGATGCCAAACCAGCAGCCAGAACTTTTTCAAGCAGAAGCTGCGGAAATCGCTGGCCTTCCCATAGAAAAGGTAAAAGTGCATTCGCCTCTCGTGGGGGGATTTTTCGGCCGTCACTTTTTACTTGATACCACCATTGCCTTTCCACAAGCCATTAAACTGGCACAGGCAACAGGAAAACCCGTTAAAGTCATTTGGAGCCGTGAAGAAGAATTCCTTCGGGATTCTGCACGTCCTATGGCAGTCGTCCATTTTAAAGGCGCACTGGATTCTAAAGGAATCCCAACAGCGATTGAGGCGGTTTCTGTTACCGAAGGCCCTGCGGAAGGCATTGCTGGAAAGCAATCTTTTCCGCCGGATGAAGCCGCTGTCGAGGGCTTAACAGGAAAATCCTACAATATCCCCAACCGCCGCATTGCCCAGCTTTATGTCAAAACGCCGATGGTTTTAAGCTATTGGCGCTCTGTTGGCCATTCTATGAATGATTTCTTTTATGAAACATTCTTAGATGAGCTGGCAGAAAAAGGCAGGCAAGACCCTTACCAGTTGCGCTTGCGCCTTTTAGAAGGCAATGAGCGCTTGACCACTCTGCTCAAAAGCGTTGCAGAACTCTCTGGTGGTTGGAAAGCAGGGATTTTCACGGCCTCTGATGGCTCTAAACGGGCCAGAGGCATTGGTATGGCCTCATCTTTTGGTTCAGAAGCGGCCGTCATCGCCGAAGTCTCCATTGAAGAAGGCCAAGTGCGTGTCCATCACATTTGGCAGGCGATTGATGCCGGAAGCGTTGTTAATCCCGCCATTGTCGAGGCACAAGTCAATAGTGGCACCGCTTTAGGACTTTCACAAGTTTTAATGGAAGAAATGGCTTATAAGAACGGCATGCCTGTTGCCCGAAATTATGATCTCTATCCCATTTTACCGCCCTCCCAAATGCCAAAAGTCCACGTCAAAATTATTGAAAGCGGTGCCCCCATTGGCGGCATTGGCGAACCCCCCCTTCCAGCTGTCCCACCAGCGGTTGCCAATGCTGTTTCCACCTTAGTGGGTAAGCGGATACGATCCATGCCGCTTTCCCAATACCGTTTTTAA